The following coding sequences lie in one Pseudorca crassidens isolate mPseCra1 chromosome 2, mPseCra1.hap1, whole genome shotgun sequence genomic window:
- the RNF207 gene encoding RING finger protein 207 isoform X5 — protein MSGAIFAPLEGPGALDAASGPPLVCPLCRAQYEHPCLLDCFHDFCAGCLRGRTADGRLACPLCQHQTVVKGPSGLPPVDRLLQFLVDSSGDGMDVVRCANCDQECGKQDAETTYFCNTCGQPLCARCRDETHRARMFARHDIVALGQRSRDVLQKCTLHAEPYIMFSTDKKSLLCIRCFRDMQGESRAHCVDLESAYVQGCERLQQAMLAVKALQTATGEAIALLQAMVDEVRRSAADEEAAIHALFGSMQDKLAERKALLLQAVQSQYEEKDKAFKEQLSHLATLLPTLQVHLAICSSFLSLANKAEFLDLGYELVERLQGIVTRPHSLRPAQSSKIASDHRAEFARCLEPLLLLGPRRAAGAGGGTSTLAGGSGPKVLMGPSCPSPVGKMLGSPVQKPTLHRSISTKVLLAEGDDSPFTEHCRHFENSYRVRGPGTCQLGKAPPLLAKVQWSNLVLATWPASRPSTEAPAVHPACRKHRHSRGLSPQRLQAEMQNLKDQVQELHRDLTKHHSLIKAEIMGDILHKSLQVDTQIALEYASVEGMRAVFQEIWEESYQRVANEQEIYEAQLHDLLQLKQENAYLTTITKQITPYVRSIAKVKERLEPRFQAPVDEPSDHLQNTHDDGVNGDAQAR, from the exons ATGTCGGGAGCTATCTTTGCGCCCCTGGAGGGCCCGGGCGCCCTGGACGCGGCGAGCGGCCCCCCGCTCGTGTGCCCGCTGTGCCGCGCGCAGTACGAGCACCCCTGCCTGCTGGACTGCTTCCACGACTTCTGCGCCGGCTGCCTGCGCGGCCGCACCGCCGACGGCCGCCTCGCCTGCCCGCTGTGCCA ACACCAGACGGTGGTGAAGGGCCCCAGCGGGCTGCCTCCGGTGGATCGGCTGTTGCAGTTCCTGGTGGACAGCTCAGGGGATGGTATGGACGTGGTGCGCTGTGCCAACTGCGACCAGGAGTGCGGCAAGCAG GACGCAGAGACCACGTACTTCTGCAACACGTGCGGGCAGCCGCTGTGCGCGCGCTGCCGCGATGAGACGCACCGGGCACGCATGTTCGCGCGCCACGACATCGTGGCCTTGGGCCAGCGCAGCCGCGACGTGCTCCAGAAGTGCA CACTGCACGCCGAGCCCTACATCATGTTCTCCACCGACAAGAAGTCGCTGCTGTGCATCCGCTGCTTCCGGGACATGCAGGG GGAAAGCCGGGCTCACTGCGTGGACCTCGAGTCGGCGTACGTGCAAGGCTGCGAGCGGCTGCAGCAGGCCATGCTG GCGGTGAAGGCCCTGCAGACCGCCACAGGGGAGGCCATCGCACTGCTGCAGGCGATGGTGGACGAGGTGCGACGCAGCGCGGCGGATGAGGAGGCCGCCATCCACGCCCTCTTCGGCAGCATGCAG GACAAACTGGCAGAGAGGAAAGCGCTGCTGCTGCAGGCTGTGCAGAG CCAGTATGAAGAAAAGGACAAGGCCTTCAAGGAGCAGCTCTCCCATTTGGCTACTCTGCTGCCCACCCTCCAG GTCCACCTGGCCATCTGCTCTTCCTTTCTCAGCTTGGCCAACAAGGCTGAGTTCCTGGACCTGGGCTAT GAGCTGGTGGAGAGGCTGCAGGGCATCGTCACGCGGCCACATAGCCTACGGCCCGCACAGAGCAGCAAG ATCGCCAGCGACCACCGCGCCGAGTTCGCGCGCTGCCTGgagccgctgctgctgctgggacCGCGCCGGGCGGCGGGTGCCGGGGGCGGTACCAGCAC GCTAGCAGGGGGCTCGGGCCCCAAGGTGCTGATGGGacccagctgcccctcccccgtGGGAAAGATGTTGGGGTCACCGGTCCAAAAGCCCACGCTGCACCGGTCCATCAGCACCAAGGTGCTGCTGGCGGAGGGCGACGATTCACCCTTCACGGAACACTGCCGCCACTTTGAGAACTCCTACCGGGTGAGGGGGCCAGGGACCTGCCAGCTGGGAAAGGCCCCACCCCTTCTCGCCAAGGTGCAGTGGTCAAATCTAGTCCTGGCCACCTGGCCTGCAAGCCGTCCCTCCACTGAGGCCCCCGCAGTGCACCCAGCCTGCAGGAAACACAGGCACTCACGCGGTCTCTCCCCCCAGCGCCTGCAGGCAGAGATGCAGAACCTGAAGGACCAGGTACAGGAGCTGCACCGGGACCTCACCAAGCACCACTCGCTCATCAAGGCCGAGATCATGGGTGACATCCTGCACAAGTCCCTGCAGGTGGACACACAGATCGCCTTGGAGTATGCTTCCGTGGAGGGCATGAGAGCAGTCTTCCAGGAG atttgggAGGAATCCTACCAGCGCGTGGCTAATGAGCAGGAGATCTATGAAG CCCAGCTCCATGACCTTCTCCAGCTGAAGCAGGAGAATGCCTACCTGACCACCATCACCAAGCAGATCACGCCCTACGTCCGCTCCATTGCCAAGGTGAAGGAGCGGCTAGAGCCCAG GTTTCAGGCCCCTGTGGATGAACCGTCAGACCATCTCCAAAACACGCATGATGATGGCGTGAACGGCGATGCCCAGGCCAGGTAA
- the RNF207 gene encoding RING finger protein 207 isoform X4, whose translation MSGAIFAPLEGPGALDAASGPPLVCPLCRAQYEHPCLLDCFHDFCAGCLRGRTADGRLACPLCQHQTVVKGPSGLPPVDRLLQFLVDSSGDGMDVVRCANCDQECGKQDAETTYFCNTCGQPLCARCRDETHRARMFARHDIVALGQRSRDVLQKCTLHAEPYIMFSTDKKSLLCIRCFRDMQGESRAHCVDLESAYVQGCERLQQAMLAVKALQTATGEAIALLQAMVDEVRRSAADEEAAIHALFGSMQDKLAERKALLLQAVQSQYEEKDKAFKEQLSHLATLLPTLQVHLAICSSFLSLANKAEFLDLGYELVERLQGIVTRPHSLRPAQSSKIASDHRAEFARCLEPLLLLGPRRAAGAGGGTSTLAGGSGPKVLMGPSCPSPVGKMLGSPVQKPTLHRSISTKVLLAEGDDSPFTEHCRHFENSYRVRGPGTCQLGKAPPLLAKRLQAEMQNLKDQVQELHRDLTKHHSLIKAEIMGDILHKSLQVDTQIALEYASVEGMRAVFQEIWEESYQRVANEQEIYEAQLHDLLQLKQENAYLTTITKQITPYVRSIAKVKERLEPRFQAPVDEPSDHLQNTHDDGVNGDAQARNDPVSVSERREKTSEPRNSRTLSSLAEEPPLKNKDAHRPKPKNGGDVPTWRERPA comes from the exons ATGTCGGGAGCTATCTTTGCGCCCCTGGAGGGCCCGGGCGCCCTGGACGCGGCGAGCGGCCCCCCGCTCGTGTGCCCGCTGTGCCGCGCGCAGTACGAGCACCCCTGCCTGCTGGACTGCTTCCACGACTTCTGCGCCGGCTGCCTGCGCGGCCGCACCGCCGACGGCCGCCTCGCCTGCCCGCTGTGCCA ACACCAGACGGTGGTGAAGGGCCCCAGCGGGCTGCCTCCGGTGGATCGGCTGTTGCAGTTCCTGGTGGACAGCTCAGGGGATGGTATGGACGTGGTGCGCTGTGCCAACTGCGACCAGGAGTGCGGCAAGCAG GACGCAGAGACCACGTACTTCTGCAACACGTGCGGGCAGCCGCTGTGCGCGCGCTGCCGCGATGAGACGCACCGGGCACGCATGTTCGCGCGCCACGACATCGTGGCCTTGGGCCAGCGCAGCCGCGACGTGCTCCAGAAGTGCA CACTGCACGCCGAGCCCTACATCATGTTCTCCACCGACAAGAAGTCGCTGCTGTGCATCCGCTGCTTCCGGGACATGCAGGG GGAAAGCCGGGCTCACTGCGTGGACCTCGAGTCGGCGTACGTGCAAGGCTGCGAGCGGCTGCAGCAGGCCATGCTG GCGGTGAAGGCCCTGCAGACCGCCACAGGGGAGGCCATCGCACTGCTGCAGGCGATGGTGGACGAGGTGCGACGCAGCGCGGCGGATGAGGAGGCCGCCATCCACGCCCTCTTCGGCAGCATGCAG GACAAACTGGCAGAGAGGAAAGCGCTGCTGCTGCAGGCTGTGCAGAG CCAGTATGAAGAAAAGGACAAGGCCTTCAAGGAGCAGCTCTCCCATTTGGCTACTCTGCTGCCCACCCTCCAG GTCCACCTGGCCATCTGCTCTTCCTTTCTCAGCTTGGCCAACAAGGCTGAGTTCCTGGACCTGGGCTAT GAGCTGGTGGAGAGGCTGCAGGGCATCGTCACGCGGCCACATAGCCTACGGCCCGCACAGAGCAGCAAG ATCGCCAGCGACCACCGCGCCGAGTTCGCGCGCTGCCTGgagccgctgctgctgctgggacCGCGCCGGGCGGCGGGTGCCGGGGGCGGTACCAGCAC GCTAGCAGGGGGCTCGGGCCCCAAGGTGCTGATGGGacccagctgcccctcccccgtGGGAAAGATGTTGGGGTCACCGGTCCAAAAGCCCACGCTGCACCGGTCCATCAGCACCAAGGTGCTGCTGGCGGAGGGCGACGATTCACCCTTCACGGAACACTGCCGCCACTTTGAGAACTCCTACCGGGTGAGGGGGCCAGGGACCTGCCAGCTGGGAAAGGCCCCACCCCTTCTCGCCAAG CGCCTGCAGGCAGAGATGCAGAACCTGAAGGACCAGGTACAGGAGCTGCACCGGGACCTCACCAAGCACCACTCGCTCATCAAGGCCGAGATCATGGGTGACATCCTGCACAAGTCCCTGCAGGTGGACACACAGATCGCCTTGGAGTATGCTTCCGTGGAGGGCATGAGAGCAGTCTTCCAGGAG atttgggAGGAATCCTACCAGCGCGTGGCTAATGAGCAGGAGATCTATGAAG CCCAGCTCCATGACCTTCTCCAGCTGAAGCAGGAGAATGCCTACCTGACCACCATCACCAAGCAGATCACGCCCTACGTCCGCTCCATTGCCAAGGTGAAGGAGCGGCTAGAGCCCAG GTTTCAGGCCCCTGTGGATGAACCGTCAGACCATCTCCAAAACACGCATGATGATGGCGTGAACGGCGATGCCCAGGCCAG GAACGATCCAGTGAGTGTCtcggagaggagagagaagacctCAGAGCCGAGAAACAGCCGGACCCTGAGCAGCCTCGCAGAAGAGCCTCCactgaaaaataaagatgctCACAGACCCAAACCGAAAAACGGGGGTGACGTCCCCACATGGAGAGAGCGCCCAGCTTAG
- the RNF207 gene encoding RING finger protein 207 isoform X6, translating into MSGAIFAPLEGPGALDAASGPPLVCPLCRAQYEHPCLLDCFHDFCAGCLRGRTADGRLACPLCQHQTVVKGPSGLPPVDRLLQFLVDSSGDGMDVVRCANCDQECGKQDAETTYFCNTCGQPLCARCRDETHRARMFARHDIVALGQRSRDVLQKCTLHAEPYIMFSTDKKSLLCIRCFRDMQGESRAHCVDLESAYVQGCERLQQAMLAVKALQTATGEAIALLQAMVDEVRRSAADEEAAIHALFGSMQDKLAERKALLLQAVQSQYEEKDKAFKEQLSHLATLLPTLQVHLAICSSFLSLANKAEFLDLGYELVERLQGIVTRPHSLRPAQSSKIASDHRAEFARCLEPLLLLGPRRAAGAGGGTSTLAGGSGPKVLMGPSCPSPVGKMLGSPVQKPTLHRSISTKVLLAEGDDSPFTEHCRHFENSYRRLQAEMQNLKDQVQELHRDLTKHHSLIKAEIMGDILHKSLQVDTQIALEYASVEGMRAVFQEIWEESYQRVANEQEIYEAQLHDLLQLKQENAYLTTITKQITPYVRSIAKVKERLEPRFQAPVDEPSDHLQNTHDDGVNGDAQARNDPVSVSERREKTSEPRNSRTLSSLAEEPPLKNKDAHRPKPKNGGDVPTWRERPA; encoded by the exons ATGTCGGGAGCTATCTTTGCGCCCCTGGAGGGCCCGGGCGCCCTGGACGCGGCGAGCGGCCCCCCGCTCGTGTGCCCGCTGTGCCGCGCGCAGTACGAGCACCCCTGCCTGCTGGACTGCTTCCACGACTTCTGCGCCGGCTGCCTGCGCGGCCGCACCGCCGACGGCCGCCTCGCCTGCCCGCTGTGCCA ACACCAGACGGTGGTGAAGGGCCCCAGCGGGCTGCCTCCGGTGGATCGGCTGTTGCAGTTCCTGGTGGACAGCTCAGGGGATGGTATGGACGTGGTGCGCTGTGCCAACTGCGACCAGGAGTGCGGCAAGCAG GACGCAGAGACCACGTACTTCTGCAACACGTGCGGGCAGCCGCTGTGCGCGCGCTGCCGCGATGAGACGCACCGGGCACGCATGTTCGCGCGCCACGACATCGTGGCCTTGGGCCAGCGCAGCCGCGACGTGCTCCAGAAGTGCA CACTGCACGCCGAGCCCTACATCATGTTCTCCACCGACAAGAAGTCGCTGCTGTGCATCCGCTGCTTCCGGGACATGCAGGG GGAAAGCCGGGCTCACTGCGTGGACCTCGAGTCGGCGTACGTGCAAGGCTGCGAGCGGCTGCAGCAGGCCATGCTG GCGGTGAAGGCCCTGCAGACCGCCACAGGGGAGGCCATCGCACTGCTGCAGGCGATGGTGGACGAGGTGCGACGCAGCGCGGCGGATGAGGAGGCCGCCATCCACGCCCTCTTCGGCAGCATGCAG GACAAACTGGCAGAGAGGAAAGCGCTGCTGCTGCAGGCTGTGCAGAG CCAGTATGAAGAAAAGGACAAGGCCTTCAAGGAGCAGCTCTCCCATTTGGCTACTCTGCTGCCCACCCTCCAG GTCCACCTGGCCATCTGCTCTTCCTTTCTCAGCTTGGCCAACAAGGCTGAGTTCCTGGACCTGGGCTAT GAGCTGGTGGAGAGGCTGCAGGGCATCGTCACGCGGCCACATAGCCTACGGCCCGCACAGAGCAGCAAG ATCGCCAGCGACCACCGCGCCGAGTTCGCGCGCTGCCTGgagccgctgctgctgctgggacCGCGCCGGGCGGCGGGTGCCGGGGGCGGTACCAGCAC GCTAGCAGGGGGCTCGGGCCCCAAGGTGCTGATGGGacccagctgcccctcccccgtGGGAAAGATGTTGGGGTCACCGGTCCAAAAGCCCACGCTGCACCGGTCCATCAGCACCAAGGTGCTGCTGGCGGAGGGCGACGATTCACCCTTCACGGAACACTGCCGCCACTTTGAGAACTCCTACCGG CGCCTGCAGGCAGAGATGCAGAACCTGAAGGACCAGGTACAGGAGCTGCACCGGGACCTCACCAAGCACCACTCGCTCATCAAGGCCGAGATCATGGGTGACATCCTGCACAAGTCCCTGCAGGTGGACACACAGATCGCCTTGGAGTATGCTTCCGTGGAGGGCATGAGAGCAGTCTTCCAGGAG atttgggAGGAATCCTACCAGCGCGTGGCTAATGAGCAGGAGATCTATGAAG CCCAGCTCCATGACCTTCTCCAGCTGAAGCAGGAGAATGCCTACCTGACCACCATCACCAAGCAGATCACGCCCTACGTCCGCTCCATTGCCAAGGTGAAGGAGCGGCTAGAGCCCAG GTTTCAGGCCCCTGTGGATGAACCGTCAGACCATCTCCAAAACACGCATGATGATGGCGTGAACGGCGATGCCCAGGCCAG GAACGATCCAGTGAGTGTCtcggagaggagagagaagacctCAGAGCCGAGAAACAGCCGGACCCTGAGCAGCCTCGCAGAAGAGCCTCCactgaaaaataaagatgctCACAGACCCAAACCGAAAAACGGGGGTGACGTCCCCACATGGAGAGAGCGCCCAGCTTAG
- the RNF207 gene encoding RING finger protein 207 isoform X2, protein MSGAIFAPLEGPGALDAASGPPLVCPLCRAQYEHPCLLDCFHDFCAGCLRGRTADGRLACPLCQHQTVVKGPSGLPPVDRLLQFLVDSSGDGMDVVRCANCDQECGKQDAETTYFCNTCGQPLCARCRDETHRARMFARHDIVALGQRSRDVLQKCTLHAEPYIMFSTDKKSLLCIRCFRDMQGESRAHCVDLESAYVQGCERLQQAMLAVKALQTATGEAIALLQAMVDEVRRSAADEEAAIHALFGSMQDKLAERKALLLQAVQSMKKRTRPSRSSSPIWLLCCPPSSLANKAEFLDLGYELVERLQGIVTRPHSLRPAQSSKIASDHRAEFARCLEPLLLLGPRRAAGAGGGTSTLAGGSGPKVLMGPSCPSPVGKMLGSPVQKPTLHRSISTKVLLAEGDDSPFTEHCRHFENSYRVRGPGTCQLGKAPPLLAKVQWSNLVLATWPASRPSTEAPAVHPACRKHRHSRGLSPQRLQAEMQNLKDQVQELHRDLTKHHSLIKAEIMGDILHKSLQVDTQIALEYASVEGMRAVFQEIWEESYQRVANEQEIYEAQLHDLLQLKQENAYLTTITKQITPYVRSIAKVKERLEPRFQAPVDEPSDHLQNTHDDGVNGDAQARNDPVSVSERREKTSEPRNSRTLSSLAEEPPLKNKDAHRPKPKNGGDVPTWRERPA, encoded by the exons ATGTCGGGAGCTATCTTTGCGCCCCTGGAGGGCCCGGGCGCCCTGGACGCGGCGAGCGGCCCCCCGCTCGTGTGCCCGCTGTGCCGCGCGCAGTACGAGCACCCCTGCCTGCTGGACTGCTTCCACGACTTCTGCGCCGGCTGCCTGCGCGGCCGCACCGCCGACGGCCGCCTCGCCTGCCCGCTGTGCCA ACACCAGACGGTGGTGAAGGGCCCCAGCGGGCTGCCTCCGGTGGATCGGCTGTTGCAGTTCCTGGTGGACAGCTCAGGGGATGGTATGGACGTGGTGCGCTGTGCCAACTGCGACCAGGAGTGCGGCAAGCAG GACGCAGAGACCACGTACTTCTGCAACACGTGCGGGCAGCCGCTGTGCGCGCGCTGCCGCGATGAGACGCACCGGGCACGCATGTTCGCGCGCCACGACATCGTGGCCTTGGGCCAGCGCAGCCGCGACGTGCTCCAGAAGTGCA CACTGCACGCCGAGCCCTACATCATGTTCTCCACCGACAAGAAGTCGCTGCTGTGCATCCGCTGCTTCCGGGACATGCAGGG GGAAAGCCGGGCTCACTGCGTGGACCTCGAGTCGGCGTACGTGCAAGGCTGCGAGCGGCTGCAGCAGGCCATGCTG GCGGTGAAGGCCCTGCAGACCGCCACAGGGGAGGCCATCGCACTGCTGCAGGCGATGGTGGACGAGGTGCGACGCAGCGCGGCGGATGAGGAGGCCGCCATCCACGCCCTCTTCGGCAGCATGCAG GACAAACTGGCAGAGAGGAAAGCGCTGCTGCTGCAGGCTGTGCAGAG TATGAAGAAAAGGACAAGGCCTTCAAGGAGCAGCTCTCCCATTTGGCTACTCTGCTGCCCACCCTCCAG CTTGGCCAACAAGGCTGAGTTCCTGGACCTGGGCTAT GAGCTGGTGGAGAGGCTGCAGGGCATCGTCACGCGGCCACATAGCCTACGGCCCGCACAGAGCAGCAAG ATCGCCAGCGACCACCGCGCCGAGTTCGCGCGCTGCCTGgagccgctgctgctgctgggacCGCGCCGGGCGGCGGGTGCCGGGGGCGGTACCAGCAC GCTAGCAGGGGGCTCGGGCCCCAAGGTGCTGATGGGacccagctgcccctcccccgtGGGAAAGATGTTGGGGTCACCGGTCCAAAAGCCCACGCTGCACCGGTCCATCAGCACCAAGGTGCTGCTGGCGGAGGGCGACGATTCACCCTTCACGGAACACTGCCGCCACTTTGAGAACTCCTACCGGGTGAGGGGGCCAGGGACCTGCCAGCTGGGAAAGGCCCCACCCCTTCTCGCCAAGGTGCAGTGGTCAAATCTAGTCCTGGCCACCTGGCCTGCAAGCCGTCCCTCCACTGAGGCCCCCGCAGTGCACCCAGCCTGCAGGAAACACAGGCACTCACGCGGTCTCTCCCCCCAGCGCCTGCAGGCAGAGATGCAGAACCTGAAGGACCAGGTACAGGAGCTGCACCGGGACCTCACCAAGCACCACTCGCTCATCAAGGCCGAGATCATGGGTGACATCCTGCACAAGTCCCTGCAGGTGGACACACAGATCGCCTTGGAGTATGCTTCCGTGGAGGGCATGAGAGCAGTCTTCCAGGAG atttgggAGGAATCCTACCAGCGCGTGGCTAATGAGCAGGAGATCTATGAAG CCCAGCTCCATGACCTTCTCCAGCTGAAGCAGGAGAATGCCTACCTGACCACCATCACCAAGCAGATCACGCCCTACGTCCGCTCCATTGCCAAGGTGAAGGAGCGGCTAGAGCCCAG GTTTCAGGCCCCTGTGGATGAACCGTCAGACCATCTCCAAAACACGCATGATGATGGCGTGAACGGCGATGCCCAGGCCAG GAACGATCCAGTGAGTGTCtcggagaggagagagaagacctCAGAGCCGAGAAACAGCCGGACCCTGAGCAGCCTCGCAGAAGAGCCTCCactgaaaaataaagatgctCACAGACCCAAACCGAAAAACGGGGGTGACGTCCCCACATGGAGAGAGCGCCCAGCTTAG
- the RNF207 gene encoding RING finger protein 207 isoform X3 has protein sequence MSGAIFAPLEGPGALDAASGPPLVCPLCRAQYEHPCLLDCFHDFCAGCLRGRTADGRLACPLCQHQTVVKGPSGLPPVDRLLQFLVDSSGDGMDVVRCANCDQECGKQDAETTYFCNTCGQPLCARCRDETHRARMFARHDIVALGQRSRDVLQKCTLHAEPYIMFSTDKKSLLCIRCFRDMQGESRAHCVDLESAYVQGCERLQQAMLAVKALQTATGEAIALLQAMVDEVRRSAADEEAAIHALFGSMQDKLAERKALLLQAVQSQYEEKDKAFKEQLSHLATLLPTLQVHLAICSSFLSLANKAEFLDLGYELVERLQGIVTRPHSLRPAQSSKIASDHRAEFARCLEPLLLLGPRRAAGAGGGTSTLAGGSGPKVLMGPSCPSPVGKMLGSPVQKPTLHRSISTKVLLAEGDDSPFTEHCRHFENSYRVRGPGTCQLGKAPPLLAKVQWSNLVLATWPASRPSTEAPAVHPACRKHRHSRGLSPQRLQAEMQNLKDQVQELHRDLTKHHSLIKAEIMGDILHKSLQVDTQIALEYASVEGMRAVFQEIWEESYQRVANEQEIYEAQLHDLLQLKQENAYLTTITKQITPYVRSIAKVKERLEPRFQAPVDEPSDHLQNTHDDGVNGDAQARGHGFEPWSGKIPHATEQLSPCATTSEPAL, from the exons ATGTCGGGAGCTATCTTTGCGCCCCTGGAGGGCCCGGGCGCCCTGGACGCGGCGAGCGGCCCCCCGCTCGTGTGCCCGCTGTGCCGCGCGCAGTACGAGCACCCCTGCCTGCTGGACTGCTTCCACGACTTCTGCGCCGGCTGCCTGCGCGGCCGCACCGCCGACGGCCGCCTCGCCTGCCCGCTGTGCCA ACACCAGACGGTGGTGAAGGGCCCCAGCGGGCTGCCTCCGGTGGATCGGCTGTTGCAGTTCCTGGTGGACAGCTCAGGGGATGGTATGGACGTGGTGCGCTGTGCCAACTGCGACCAGGAGTGCGGCAAGCAG GACGCAGAGACCACGTACTTCTGCAACACGTGCGGGCAGCCGCTGTGCGCGCGCTGCCGCGATGAGACGCACCGGGCACGCATGTTCGCGCGCCACGACATCGTGGCCTTGGGCCAGCGCAGCCGCGACGTGCTCCAGAAGTGCA CACTGCACGCCGAGCCCTACATCATGTTCTCCACCGACAAGAAGTCGCTGCTGTGCATCCGCTGCTTCCGGGACATGCAGGG GGAAAGCCGGGCTCACTGCGTGGACCTCGAGTCGGCGTACGTGCAAGGCTGCGAGCGGCTGCAGCAGGCCATGCTG GCGGTGAAGGCCCTGCAGACCGCCACAGGGGAGGCCATCGCACTGCTGCAGGCGATGGTGGACGAGGTGCGACGCAGCGCGGCGGATGAGGAGGCCGCCATCCACGCCCTCTTCGGCAGCATGCAG GACAAACTGGCAGAGAGGAAAGCGCTGCTGCTGCAGGCTGTGCAGAG CCAGTATGAAGAAAAGGACAAGGCCTTCAAGGAGCAGCTCTCCCATTTGGCTACTCTGCTGCCCACCCTCCAG GTCCACCTGGCCATCTGCTCTTCCTTTCTCAGCTTGGCCAACAAGGCTGAGTTCCTGGACCTGGGCTAT GAGCTGGTGGAGAGGCTGCAGGGCATCGTCACGCGGCCACATAGCCTACGGCCCGCACAGAGCAGCAAG ATCGCCAGCGACCACCGCGCCGAGTTCGCGCGCTGCCTGgagccgctgctgctgctgggacCGCGCCGGGCGGCGGGTGCCGGGGGCGGTACCAGCAC GCTAGCAGGGGGCTCGGGCCCCAAGGTGCTGATGGGacccagctgcccctcccccgtGGGAAAGATGTTGGGGTCACCGGTCCAAAAGCCCACGCTGCACCGGTCCATCAGCACCAAGGTGCTGCTGGCGGAGGGCGACGATTCACCCTTCACGGAACACTGCCGCCACTTTGAGAACTCCTACCGGGTGAGGGGGCCAGGGACCTGCCAGCTGGGAAAGGCCCCACCCCTTCTCGCCAAGGTGCAGTGGTCAAATCTAGTCCTGGCCACCTGGCCTGCAAGCCGTCCCTCCACTGAGGCCCCCGCAGTGCACCCAGCCTGCAGGAAACACAGGCACTCACGCGGTCTCTCCCCCCAGCGCCTGCAGGCAGAGATGCAGAACCTGAAGGACCAGGTACAGGAGCTGCACCGGGACCTCACCAAGCACCACTCGCTCATCAAGGCCGAGATCATGGGTGACATCCTGCACAAGTCCCTGCAGGTGGACACACAGATCGCCTTGGAGTATGCTTCCGTGGAGGGCATGAGAGCAGTCTTCCAGGAG atttgggAGGAATCCTACCAGCGCGTGGCTAATGAGCAGGAGATCTATGAAG CCCAGCTCCATGACCTTCTCCAGCTGAAGCAGGAGAATGCCTACCTGACCACCATCACCAAGCAGATCACGCCCTACGTCCGCTCCATTGCCAAGGTGAAGGAGCGGCTAGAGCCCAG GTTTCAGGCCCCTGTGGATGAACCGTCAGACCATCTCCAAAACACGCATGATGATGGCGTGAACGGCGATGCCCAGGCCAG gggacacgggttcgagccctggtccgggaagatcccccatgccaccgagcaactaagcccatgcgccacaacttctgagcctgcgctctag